The Atribacter laminatus genome contains the following window.
TTGCAACAGCTTGATAGCAATAATATTGATCGACTGCTCTAAGGCTTCATGAATTTGAATTGATCCACGAAAAGTTTTATCATAGTTTTTCGGTTTCCAACCATCGGGGAACTGGAGTGGTTCATCAACATACCAATCTACCGCAGTGATCCCATTTTCAATGGCGGTCGTGTAAATAAAGGGTTTAAATGTCGAACCCGGTTGCCGATAAGCCTGAGTCGCTCGATTAAATTTACTTTCCTGATAATCTTTTCCACCTACCATAGCTAAAATTTCCCCACTTTTGGGATCCATACAAAGTACAGCGCCTTGATAACCACTTTCTTGCAAGGCTTCGGTAGCAACTTTCTGGATATCTAAATTAAGAGTGGTATACACTTTTAATCCACCGTTAAAAACCATTTCTCCGTCATATTTGGCTAATAACTCCTTTAAAATGTGGTCAATGAAATAGGGGGCACCTGATGGAATATTTTTAAGACCAGATAGAACAATGGGCGTCTCTATTGCTCTTTCCATTTCTGACTGGTCAATATATCCTCTTTCGGTCATAAGGCGTAAAACCCGTCTCTGTTGTAGTTGGGCAGCTCGAAGGTTCACATAGGGGGAAAAATTCCCTGGAGATCGCTGTATTCCAACCAACATCGCTATTTCCGCCAAATTCAATTGGGAAAGATTTTTTCCAAAATAGACTAAAGCTGCGGTTTTTACCCCATAAACTCCATGCCAAAAATAAATTTGATTGAGATGTGCTTCTAAAATTTGGTCTTTGGTGTATTTTCTTTCGATAAACAAAGCCAGAACCTGTTCCTTAATTTTTCGGTTAATAATTCTTTCATGGGAAAGAAAACGGTTTCGGGCTAATTGCTGAGTAATGGTGCTGGCTCCCTCCACAATTCGGCGGTTTATAATATTTTGAAGAGTTGCCCTCAAAATACCGATGATATCTATTCCTGGATGCTGGTAGAAGTTTTGATCTTCGCTGGCTATAAAAGCTTTTTGGAGCAGTTCAGGAATATCGGCAAGAGCAACATACTCACGGTTTTCAGTATAGAGTTCGTGGATCAGTCGATCTTGG
Protein-coding sequences here:
- a CDS encoding penicillin-binding protein 1A; this encodes MNKESKENLLKIKIRRRSRSKIFRLPLFSAFIFGILAGIIFFLLVQFFYLDDIRVISSQIDNFRPSFTTRVYDNQDRLIHELYTENREYVALADIPELLQKAFIASEDQNFYQHPGIDIIGILRATLQNIINRRIVEGASTITQQLARNRFLSHERIINRKIKEQVLALFIERKYTKDQILEAHLNQIYFWHGVYGVKTAALVYFGKNLSQLNLAEIAMLVGIQRSPGNFSPYVNLRAAQLQQRRVLRLMTERGYIDQSEMERAIETPIVLSGLKNIPSGAPYFIDHILKELLAKYDGEMVFNGGLKVYTTLNLDIQKVATEALQESGYQGAVLCMDPKSGEILAMVGGKDYQESKFNRATQAYRQPGSTFKPFIYTTAIENGITAVDWYVDEPLQFPDGWKPKNYDKTFRGSIQIHEALEQSINIIAIKLLQQLGTDEVINYAKRMQVKSQLQKNLSLALGTSEVTLMELVNAYCAFANEGRIPEPYAITKIVDWEGNVIYSSNKTVRQAIPADTAYVMARLLQGVIERGTARRANIGRPAGGKTGSTEDFIDALFVGFTPDMVCGVFLGNDDRKPLGESKTGGIIAAPIFAKVMKAAHENLPKQDFIRPESVVDRSVCLKSGLLPSSSCKKTIVLPFKAGTVPTKTCDRCTE